The following proteins are co-located in the Spea bombifrons isolate aSpeBom1 chromosome 3, aSpeBom1.2.pri, whole genome shotgun sequence genome:
- the LOC128483919 gene encoding uncharacterized protein LOC128483919 has protein sequence MNNCDLEKLSVPGVKLVPPFRPDITSYNATVPSQITQITLDMYPSDTGASCALLGGGSSKCVTLKDGLNNIVVEVTAEDGTEKNYILEVTKMSASQASLQDIKLPEDLKLIPSFLPDVYEYSCTVPFFQDSITIHPFFVDKKMSVKLNGSDDIKPIPLAFGDTLIELQVTSADGTRSQVYSLIVTRSALPCCVHFVDPQDQVNYECPISLTAFYRPVCIKGSDPKHIISGPYMDLLTRRSKTDPLDETPLQENWRVPEYELDMKMSAAIVRCIFAYRGCSSVIKLSEFGHHAQSCSFKPQTELDAKDVTETDWYKEFCATKKCEHLLKHTVQEKSWEKKLQQESEDSPMDKLCAQAEQQIVLYKQCLSIPGDALHYQEGTSPLDALHQAAVAYASAIKLKPRDAKLHFQLGMVLEEHYYAEKIYGLRKKSEEHAPDFSNAKSTGKDEEILAICKLHGFSGKPSVEQQLKALDAEYHQLKEQGQSGKADTVQNLFAWKSKQAGKTGAFSIDEENPLTQAFLKYEDALCLDPSNWLYNLHVGRHLLLQNNKTDALLLLQNALALNPASAIARCYVGLAYLEQDDASNPKIQESILYLHQGLEMMLSGLLTSSDCTKLLQVNNLFCLLNFQLLGGFLKLGKLLKRNVLQPSHHIMPAIQILHIVADWTAKGLHLCPPKGEITQGLERVLQGSCYSLLEHLVQDAPHQQDWIRMRCQAMSALIRLTSIPECKELLDMQEKVCRLGVIASPCNSYSLYLLGLAQLARYDKSSSEDAQSVLQDAMLSFKASISLENMPTKGPAPPELTNQKWWQEFKAAEEEKKQKELNKACEADKPVAFPAASTKRASKGRGATPVSRGANTTSRPCPVSKKTATSTPTAKVTKPVAPSIARGQGTPGSLKRTVAVTSKPKAPVNIISSGKPAETQLSSAEKPPSTDVELVPVQAVASGSISLNRRSFVYRLGLARALSRSKETAEDATTLYREVINMAPEVPDAYIELADLISNTDPLAAVDVYCQYPQKPAEEQSFDDAFIPGEIIRLLMKCEKYDDPRLPTNMISYGKVMGIGCLEKYIGILDDKLKTNLLKTVYAGIHNKPVDDEDLQNFFRFKCWI, from the exons ATGAATAACTGTGATCTTGAAAAACTTTCTGTTCCTGGAGTGAAGCTGGTGCCTCCTTTCAGACCAGATATTACAAGCTATAATGCAACAGTGCCTAGTCAAATAACGCAAATTACTTTGGATATGTATCCCAGTGACACAGGAGCCTCATGCGCATTGCTG GGAGGTGGCAGCTCAAAGTGTGTGACATTGAAAGATGGGCTTAATAATATAGTAGTTGAGGTGACAGCAGAAGATGGAACGGAAAAGAACTATATTCTAGAGGTTACTAAGATGTCTGCAAGCCAGGCTTCACTCCAGGATATCAAGCTTCCTGAGGACCTGAAACTAATTCCATCTTTTCTTCCAGACGTGTATGAATATTCAT GCACAGTTCCATTTTTCCAGGACTCTATCACAATCCATCCGTTTTTTGTGGATAAGAAAATGAGTGTAAAGCTTAATGGATCTGATGATATTAAACCCATTCCTCTTGCCTTTGGGGACACACTTATAGAACTTCAAGTGACGTCGGCAGATGGCACTAGATCCCAG GTTTATAGCCTCATTGTTACTCGTTCCGCGCTGCCATGCTGTGTCCACTTTGTGGACCCTCAAGATCAAGTGAATTATGAGTGTCCGATTTCTCTGACTGCTTTTTACAGACCTGTCTGCATCAAAGGAAG TGATCCCAAACACATTATCTCAGGTCCATACATGGATCTACTAACAAGAAGATCAAAAACAGACCCCCTGGATGAAACGCCCCTTCAAGAGAACTGGAGGGTTCCTGAGTATGAATTAGACATGAAAATGTCGGCAGCAATTGTCCGATGTATTTTTGCTTATCGAG GCTGCAGCAGCGTTATAAAACTTTCTGAATTTGGTCATCATGCGCAAAGTTGTTCGTTTAAACCACAGACTGAACTAGATGCCAAG GATGTTACAGAAACGGATTGGTACAAAGAATTCTGTGCTACCAAAAAATGTGAGCATCTCCTAAAACATACTGTACAG GAGAAGAGCTGGGAAAAGAAGTTACAGCAAGAGAGTGAAGACAGTCCGATGGATAAACTGTGCGCTCAGGCAGAACAACAGATAGTTCTGTATAAACAATGTCTCTCTATACCAG GCGATGCGCTTCATTACCAAGAAGGAACGTCACCCCTGGATGCTCTTCATCAGGCCGCAGTGGCTTATGCTTCGGCAATCAAACTGAAGCCCAGAGATGCCAAGCTCCATTTCCAACTTGGCATGGTGTTAGAAGAACATTATTATGCGGAAAAAATATATGGCCTGAGGAAAAAA AGCGAAGAGCATGCGCCAGATTTTAGTAATGCAAAATCAACGGGAAAAGATGAAGAAATCCTGGCTATTTGCAAACTTCATGGCTTTTCAGGAAAACCAAGTGTTGAACAACAGTTAAAAGCATTAGATGCAGAATATCATCAACTCAAAGAGCAGGGACAGTCCGGCAAAGCGGATACCGTTCAGAATCTTTTTGCATGGAAGTCAAAGCAGGCTGGAAAG ACAGGAGCCTTTTCCATAGATGAAGAGAACCCATTAACTCAAGCTTTTCTAAAGTATGAAGACGCTTTGTGCCTGGACCCGAGTAACTGGCTATACAATCTTCACGTGGGCAGACACCTGTTATTACAGAATAACAAGACAGATGCGCTGTTACTGCTACAGAACGCTCTGGCACTTAATCCAGCCTCTGCGATCGCCAG GTGTTATGTTGGTCTGGCCTACTTAGAGCAGGATGATGCATCAAACCCAAAAATACAGGAATCAATACTGTACCTTCACCAGGGACTGGAAATGATGCTCAGTGGACTCCTTACATCATCAGATTG CACAAAACTGCTTCAGGTGAATAATCTCTTCTGTTTGCTAAATTTTCAACTTCTTGGAGGATTTCTGAAATTGGGGAAATTACTTAAGAGAAATGTGTTACAGCCATCTCATCACATCATGCCGGCTATACAAATTCTTCATAT AGTTGCTGATTGGACGGCAAAGGGGCTGCATCTGTGCCCCCCAAAAGGAGAGATCACCCAGGGGTTAGAGAGGGTCCTGCAAGGGTCATGTTACAGTCTTCTTGAACATCTTGTTCAAGATGCGCCACACCAACAGGACTGGATTAGAATGAGATGCCAAGCAATGTCTGCACTCATACGTCTCACCTCCATACCTGAGTGTAAGGAACTTTTGGATATGCAGGAAAAG GTTTGCCGGCTTGGTGTCATTGCATCTCCCTGCAACAGCTACTCACTCTACTTATTAGGGCTTGCACAGCTGGCCCGGTATGATAAGTCTTCTTCTGAGGATGCCCAAAGTGTTCTCCAAGATGCCATGCTCAGCTTTAAAGCCAGTATAAGTCTGGAAAATATGCCAACCAAAGGACCAGCTCCACCTGAATTAACAA ATCAGAAGTGGTGGCAAGAGTTCAAGGCtgcagaagaagagaaaaaacagAAGGAGTTGAACAAAGCATGTGAAGCAGATAAACCTGTAGCATTCCCTGCTGCATCTACAAAGAGAGCCAGTAAAGGAAGAGGAGCGACTCCAGTATCCAGAGGAGCAAATACCACATCCAGACCCTGTCCTGTCTCTAAGAAAACAGCTACATCAACACCTACAGCAAAAGTCACAAAACCCGTGGCCCCCTCCATAGCCAG AGGGCAGGGCACACCAGGCTCATTAAAACGTACTGTGGCTGTAACTTCTAAGCCAAAAGCTCCAGTCAATATCATCAGCTCTGGAAAACCTGCTGAAACACAACTATCTTCAGCGGAGAAACCCCCATCAACAGACGTGGAGCTTGTGCCGGTTCAAG CTGTTGCGTCTGGATCAATATCTCTGAATCGACGTTCCTTTGTATATCGCCTGGGTTTAGCACGAGCACTTTCTCGCTCCAAGGAAACAGCTGAAGATGCTACAACTCTTTACAGAGAAGTCATTAATATGGCACCAGAG GTTCCCGATGCCTATATAGAATTGGCAGATCTCATTTCCAACACAGACCCTCTTGCGGCTGTGGATGTTTATTGCCAGTATCCCCAAAAACCAGCTGAGGAACAATCGTTTGACGATGCGTTTATTCCTGGAGAGATTATACGTCTACTTATGAAATGTGAAAAGTATGATGACCCACGTTTACCTACCAACATGATATCATACGGGAAAGTCATGGGAATAG GCTGTTTGGAAAAGTATATTGGAATTCTTGACGATAAACTGAAAACCAACCTCCTCAAGACCGTCTATGCAGGCATCCATAACAAGCCAGTTGATGACGAAGACCTCCAGAATTTCTTTcgttttaaatgttggatttGA